A single window of uncultured Pseudodesulfovibrio sp. DNA harbors:
- a CDS encoding Gfo/Idh/MocA family oxidoreductase, whose protein sequence is MSKEYPRLALIGAGYWGKNLIRNFHSLDCLDLICDRSAEHLALFQKQYPGLEACQTLREVLERDDIDAVAISTPAEFHFEQAREVLLAGKHVFVEKPLALKDSDAAILIELAGERGLTLMVGHLLQYHSVFRALKNLVAHGELGRINYIYSNRLNLGKIRREENILWSFAPHDISMILSLAGEAPDSIMATGGNFLHREIADVTTTHLTFPSGMQAHLFVSWLHPYKEQKLVVVGEKKMALFDDTKPWGEKLLLYPHTISWENNIPVPDQAEAQKVEVSESEPLRAECEHFLECVAQGKVPLTDGEEALRVLSVLNSAQESMNQGGKKVFPESVAGQSPSADARVHPSACIDEDVTIGSGTRIWHFSHVLKASSIGANCNVGQNVVIGPRVQIGDGCKIQNNVSVYEGVTLEDDVFCGPSMVFTNVINPRCHIPRLSEIKPTLVRKGATLGANCTIVCGHILGEYAFVGAGAVVTQDVPAHGMMVGNPAVLKGWMCKCGTRLSSDFNCPACGAQYAEKGTGLHQVEKLS, encoded by the coding sequence ATGAGCAAAGAGTACCCTCGCCTCGCTTTGATTGGAGCCGGATATTGGGGAAAAAATCTCATCAGAAATTTTCATAGCCTCGATTGTCTTGATCTGATCTGTGATAGGAGTGCGGAACATCTTGCCCTTTTTCAGAAGCAGTATCCTGGTTTGGAAGCCTGTCAGACATTGAGAGAAGTGCTTGAGCGTGATGACATTGATGCTGTCGCCATTTCTACTCCGGCCGAGTTTCATTTTGAACAGGCCCGTGAAGTGCTTTTGGCTGGTAAGCATGTGTTTGTGGAAAAGCCGTTGGCCTTGAAGGATTCCGATGCTGCCATCTTGATTGAGTTGGCCGGAGAACGGGGATTGACGTTGATGGTTGGTCATCTGCTTCAATATCATTCTGTTTTCCGGGCACTCAAAAATTTGGTGGCACACGGTGAACTCGGCCGTATTAATTATATTTATTCAAATCGCCTTAATCTAGGTAAAATCAGACGCGAGGAGAATATCCTCTGGTCTTTCGCGCCCCATGATATTTCCATGATTCTCTCTTTGGCAGGAGAGGCCCCCGATTCCATCATGGCTACGGGTGGTAATTTCCTTCATCGTGAGATCGCTGACGTGACCACGACTCATCTGACTTTTCCGTCCGGGATGCAGGCACATTTGTTCGTATCCTGGCTGCACCCGTACAAAGAACAGAAATTGGTCGTGGTCGGTGAAAAGAAAATGGCTCTTTTTGACGATACAAAGCCGTGGGGTGAAAAGCTGTTGTTGTATCCGCACACGATCAGCTGGGAAAATAATATCCCAGTTCCAGATCAGGCCGAGGCCCAGAAGGTTGAGGTCTCGGAAAGTGAGCCGCTGCGTGCCGAGTGCGAGCATTTTCTGGAGTGTGTAGCTCAAGGCAAAGTGCCGCTGACGGACGGAGAAGAAGCCCTTCGGGTTTTGAGTGTGTTGAACAGTGCGCAGGAGTCCATGAATCAGGGTGGGAAGAAAGTCTTTCCTGAATCCGTTGCAGGACAATCTCCCTCGGCTGATGCAAGGGTACATCCTTCGGCCTGCATAGATGAAGACGTAACTATTGGCTCCGGCACCCGCATTTGGCATTTTAGTCATGTGTTGAAAGCGAGTTCCATCGGTGCCAACTGCAATGTCGGGCAGAATGTCGTCATTGGTCCCCGTGTGCAGATTGGTGATGGATGCAAGATTCAAAATAATGTTTCGGTCTACGAAGGTGTCACTCTTGAGGACGATGTCTTTTGTGGTCCGTCCATGGTTTTTACCAATGTGATCAATCCCAGATGTCATATTCCGCGACTCTCGGAGATTAAGCCAACGTTGGTTCGCAAGGGGGCCACCCTAGGCGCCAATTGTACCATTGTTTGCGGTCACATTCTCGGTGAATACGCTTTTGTCGGAGCAGGTGCAGTGGTAACGCAGGACGTTCCCGCTCATGGTATGATGGTGGGCAATCCTGCTGTTTTGAAAGGGTGGATGTGCAAGTGCGGGACGCGTCTTTCTTCCGACTTCAACTGCCCGGCCTGTGGTGCTCAGTATGCAGAAAAAGGAACGGGACTTCATCAAGTGGAGAAATTGTCGTGA
- a CDS encoding radical SAM/SPASM domain-containing protein produces the protein MTLELPVDAGLFPRRVTLELTNRCNLSCTFCPRQFMEKDRGFMDFELAQDLILEMKDHAPVTVVPFFRGESLLHPQWYDILRLIQDHEVGEIQFTTNASLLNAKNSERILDLDLSFISFSLDTLDPVLYAASRRGADLDKVTNNVLKFLKMRDECGSSTQVQVSAVETQAHKVGMDAFVKYWREKVDRVRVYAEHSSDGHPGSIDEELPTFEKRLPCHKPFSDMVVYWNGQTACCNHDWTRLVNGVPLGDVGTDGIAAVWQGESYARLRKMHMESHLNGVVPCDGCDHWKMYYMENGFLGRTYTQRG, from the coding sequence GTGACCTTGGAATTGCCTGTTGATGCGGGACTTTTTCCCCGCAGAGTGACCTTGGAATTGACGAATCGCTGCAATTTGAGCTGCACGTTTTGCCCACGGCAATTTATGGAAAAAGACCGTGGGTTCATGGATTTTGAATTGGCTCAAGACTTGATCCTTGAAATGAAGGATCATGCACCGGTTACGGTTGTCCCATTTTTTCGGGGTGAAAGCCTGCTGCATCCTCAATGGTATGATATCCTCCGCCTTATTCAGGATCATGAAGTCGGAGAGATTCAGTTTACAACCAATGCTTCACTGTTGAACGCGAAAAATAGTGAACGAATTCTTGATCTTGACCTTTCTTTTATTTCGTTCTCTCTTGATACTTTAGACCCTGTTCTTTATGCCGCCAGTCGTCGAGGAGCAGATCTCGACAAGGTAACGAACAATGTTTTGAAGTTTTTGAAAATGAGAGACGAGTGTGGTTCTAGTACTCAGGTACAGGTCAGCGCGGTGGAAACGCAGGCGCACAAGGTCGGCATGGATGCGTTCGTGAAATACTGGCGTGAAAAAGTGGACCGGGTGCGTGTCTATGCGGAACATTCTTCCGATGGTCATCCAGGAAGTATTGACGAGGAACTGCCAACGTTTGAAAAGCGTTTGCCATGTCATAAACCGTTTAGTGACATGGTTGTATATTGGAATGGACAGACGGCCTGCTGCAATCATGATTGGACTCGGCTGGTCAACGGTGTCCCGTTAGGCGATGTTGGCACCGATGGTATTGCTGCTGTCTGGCAAGGTGAATCATATGCACGGTTGCGCAAAATGCATATGGAGAGTCATCTTAATGGGGTTGTGCCTTGTGATGGGTGCGATCATTGGAAGATGTATTATATGGAAAATGGTTTTCTTGGTAGAACTTATACCCAAAGAGGGTAA